The following coding sequences lie in one Glycine max cultivar Williams 82 chromosome 19, Glycine_max_v4.0, whole genome shotgun sequence genomic window:
- the LOC100790742 gene encoding triacylglycerol lipase 2, producing MARMGLLGFVALTFFILASVPRQALASSHGFYARKIFPVEPSSFKGLCSSAVTIHGYECQELEVTTKDGYILSLQRIPEGRRKVSGRETKKQPVIIQHGVMVDGMTWLMNSPEQNLPLILADNGFDVWIVNSRGTRYSRRHTSLDPSINAYWNWSFDEMVTYDLPAVFDYVSKQTGQKIDYVGHSLGTLVALASFSEGKLVNQLKSAALLSPVAYLSHMKTALGVVAARSLLGEFFTISGMAEFDPKGLPATEFVKFLCLNPEVDCTNLLTAITGDNCCLNSSVFDQFITNEPQPTATKNMMHLAQIVRSGVLAKFNYGGKSPQIYNLSNIPHDLPLFISYGGEDALADVIDVRNMLADLKFHDEDKLSVQYIKEYAHVDYIMGVNAKDLVYNGITSFFKHHH from the exons ATGGCTCGCATGGGTTTGTTGGGTTTCGTTGCTTTGACCTTCTTTATCTTAGCTTCCGTGCCTCGTCAAGCATTGGCATCGAGCCATGGCTTTTATGCTAGAAAGATCTTTCCAGTTGAACCGTCATCATTTAaaggtttatgctcctctgcggTCACTATTCATGGCTACGAGTGTCAGGAACTTGAA GTTACTACCAAAGATGGGTACATTCTTAGCCTTCAAAGGATCCCTGAAGGTCGAAGGAAGGTTAGTGGCCGTGAGACTAAGAAACAGCCAGTGATAATACAGCACGGAGTAATGGTG GATGGAATGACATGGCTTATGAACTCTCCAGAGCAAAACCTGCCCTTGATTCTAGCAGATAATGGCTTTGATGTGTGGATTGTTAATTCCAGAGGAACAAGATATAGCCGCAGACACACCTCTCTGGACCCCTCTATCAAT GCTTATTGGAATTGGTCCTTTGATGAAATGGTGACTTATGATCTGCCTGCTGTTTTTGATTATGTGTCCAAACAAACTGGGCAGAAGATAGACTATGTGGGACATTCTTTG GGAACTTTGGTAGCTTTGGCATCCTTCTCAGAAGGGAAATTGGTGAATCAGCTAAAATCAGCAGCCTTGTTGAGTCCGGTTGCCTATCTGAGCCACATGAAGACAGCACTTGGAGTTGTTGCTGCTAGGTCCTTGCTTGGAGAG TTCTTTACCATTTCTGGTATGGCAGAATTTGATCCCAAAGG GTTACCTGCTACTGAATTTGTGAAGTTTCTCTGCCTTAACCCTGAGGTGGACTGCACAAACTTGCTTACTGCAATAACTG GTGATAACTGCTGCCTCAATTCTTCAGTTTTTGATCAATTCATTACGAATGAACCTCAGCCAACAGCAACAAAGAACATGATGCACTTGGCTCAGA TTGTTAGAAGTGGGGTTCTGGCAAAATTCAATTACGGAGGAAAATCTCCTCAAATCTATAACCTTTCCAATATCCCCCACGACCTCCCTCTCTTCATAAGCTATGGTGGCGAAGATGCACTCGCTGATGTAATTGATGTTAGGAATATGCTAGCTGACTTGAAGTTCCACGATGAAGACAAACTAAGTGTTCAGTACATCAAGGAATATGCTCATGTAGACTACATTATGGGAGTCAATGCCAAGGACTTAGTGTACAATGGTATTACTTCATTTTTCAAGCATCATCATTAG